From a region of the Cognatiyoonia koreensis genome:
- a CDS encoding lysophospholipid acyltransferase family protein, producing the protein MKKILRRVAADIVGNLLRLFARFITAVRPVWQGIEPVPKQRVYFSNHTSNGDMPMIWSCLPPALRRTVRPVAAADYWLKNPIRAFVGPEVFNCVLVDRRPEVQDKPMDKILAALDEGSSLIIFPEGNRNMTEDPLLPFKAGLYNMGVARPDVDLVPTWVANLNSIMPKGEVIPLPLICTVTFGEPIHVKDGESKDDFLKRAAEALLALRPEEPT; encoded by the coding sequence ATGAAAAAGATCCTGCGCCGCGTTGCGGCTGATATCGTCGGAAACCTGCTGCGCCTGTTTGCACGCTTTATCACCGCTGTGCGCCCTGTCTGGCAGGGGATCGAGCCGGTCCCGAAGCAGCGGGTCTATTTCTCCAATCATACATCCAACGGCGATATGCCGATGATCTGGTCCTGTTTGCCACCCGCGTTGCGGCGCACTGTGCGGCCCGTTGCGGCGGCGGATTACTGGCTGAAAAACCCGATCCGCGCCTTTGTCGGCCCAGAGGTTTTCAACTGCGTGCTGGTCGATCGCCGACCAGAGGTGCAGGACAAGCCGATGGACAAGATCCTTGCCGCACTGGATGAGGGATCATCGCTGATCATTTTCCCCGAAGGCAACAGGAACATGACCGAGGACCCGCTTTTGCCGTTCAAGGCGGGCCTTTACAACATGGGTGTTGCGCGTCCCGACGTTGACCTTGTGCCGACATGGGTCGCCAACCTGAATTCGATCATGCCCAAAGGCGAGGTCATCCCCCTGCCCCTGATCTGTACGGTAACCTTCGGCGAGCCGATCCATGTGAAGGACGGCGAAAGCAAGGATGATTTCCTGAAGCGTGCCGCCGAGGCCCTTTTGGCCCTGCGTCCGGAGGAGCCGACATGA